The following DNA comes from Peromyscus leucopus breed LL Stock chromosome 2, UCI_PerLeu_2.1, whole genome shotgun sequence.
TCAAAAGGAAGTTTTTCTGACAAAACGTGAAAACTACATGTATCTGTGAGTGTAAGTGTAAACATTGGCAGTCAGGGAGGTGTTGGTTACAGCCAagatatgtgtgccactactgcacccttagggagtttctgccatgctggtcatttttGTGGTTTGATATAAACACTTCAGACAAGAATCCAAACCCTACTTCTAAGCActtatttctcattcattttataaGCCATTCATTTCATAAGCCATTCATTTAATACTAATGTTTCTCTGTCAAATGTTCACCATTGATTAGAATTACATTCACCAATtaacttccctttctttcttttgcagtCCCTGCTATGTGGATATTTGTTAGCAATGACTGATGTGGAAACTACATATGCAGATTTTATTGCTTCAGGAAGAACAGGTAGAAGAAATGCAATACATGATATCCTGGTTTCCTCTGCAAGTGGCAACAGCAATGAATTAGCCTTGAAATTAGCAGGTCTTGATATCAACAAGACAGGTGAGTCACTTTATGTAGACCTTTCTAGGAACATGACATGAAGTGATCTGACATTTCCCTACATGAGATtaggacacatacacataaacacacacacacacacacacacacacacacacacacacacatcagatgaCACAATTAAAAACAGTTCAAACAAGATGAAAGTCTCAAATTAGTTCCTCAATCCCTCCTTTTTTTCAGTGACTTATCATGAAAGGGTTCCCTACATCcattgaaaaaattaaaacacatgatCAAAAAAATTCAGTATCTACAAAAGCTTTGAAATTACTTATGGAGAAGCTTTAATAGAGTTAGGACTCCTGTCATGAATAATAATACTGGCTATCTCCTACattttgtacatattttaaaagattcacAACTGAGTCAGGCAGACCTTAATTCAAAGCATCATTCTAAAAGAGGTGCCCTAACCCATTTTTAGTgagaatggaaataaaaatgtttgttacATAAGTACTATTTAgataaaatggtttttaaattttcataattgAATGGTTTTGTGGGGGAAAAATGTGTCTTAGTACTTATCCAAGTCACTTGACTTTactagtgaaaaagaaaagaattaatgcattaaaatatttgatagcCTTAATTCTGAGTATTAAAATAAGTTCTTTAATAGTTCCCCTATGCATAGCTTcttcaaatttattaaaaaagactTGCACAAAATAATCATTAACTATGAAAAGAATTCACAATCAAAGAACCACAGTGTTGTGTACACAAAAGCAACCTATAATTTCTGACTCTGTAGCATTCAATATGGCTTCCCTATAAGAATAAACGTGTGAAAGCCTTCGGACTGTTGGACAATGTGTAAGGTTAtgtacatgattttaaaaaggcAGAATGTCATTCAGTTACTAAAGGTCAGTATATCATAGGCACCCTTTCAGTTTTAGATTAATGATAAATGTTGGCATCATGGCTGTGGACTGCATGGACCTGCATGTTTTAGGGCTCATCGCTTCCTTGCCGTTTTTGTATATACTTAACTCTGGAAGCAATTTGGAAAAAGACTATAGggcattatttcattttatggtcttgaaatgagtaaatatatttttctgtggtCTAGAAATTATTCCAGTTTCTTTTCatagatttatattttaatttttacttgaaTATTCAATTTTAAATGACTGCACAAATTTCAGAAAGCCTTAATATCGGACTTTTGACCCATGGAgtcatttcttctgttttgccTGTCACTCAGAATTGTTAGACTCAAGACTTTCATGCAAGAGAACATACTAAATTACTATAAGTAATTTTAATAGTAGTaatatttatgttcataaaacaaagtaaaatataagtctgcactaaataaattataattatataattgaaaaaatattcaaacatattgCTGGTCATAACATATCTTCTTTTCTAAACAGCTCTGCCTTTGAATCATAAGTATCTAAGCCCTTGCAAATTTTTTAGTTTCTCTTCAAATCATTAAGTTTCAAAGTAGGCAAGCTGTTAACAACCCTGACTTTACCATTCTCCAtgcaaaaaagaaatacacataaaaGTCGAAACTATAAAACGTGATATACATTGAAACAAATACAGTACTTCTGAAGATTTGGAGGGACTTAGTTCATcacttctgtctctgttttcttataatatatatttaacaatacCACTATTTCTTGATCAGTTAACAAACATTTAACAATGTCTATTTGCAGTGTATTGCTAAATCCTGAACAGTATCTTTAAACACCATCTTCATGGGAGTCAGGGTCCTCAGTCTGTATTTACACAGTTACTTTCATCCTTCATTATTCTGCTGTCTGGCATCTGCCTGAATCTGACTCCCATCCTGTGGTTAGGACAGATCAGAGACCAGCAAACTGTTGGACAAGAGACTGACCAACTATCAAAAATCCTTTCCATCTTCCACTGTTACTTTAAgttttgaattaataaaatatttgagaaatcaGGTGGATAATCCTAAAGTTATATAAATGATAGGAAAGGtaaattttaactatttcttCCAATTAGAGGGTCAGGACACAATCCCTCCTGTGGTTTCTGGAGATTGTAAAAGCACATTTAAGAGTATTGAGCTTGGTTATGAGTTTTCCTTTATCAAAAGCACAGCCAGTCACAGATTAACCGAACATTTCGTAAGTTATTTGTTTCTGACTTTTGTTCCGATGTCACAGAAAGTGCCAAGCTCTGAATGCTTACACTATTTTCTTGGTCGTGCACTACCAAAAACCACATTTGTCTCCATAACATGTTCAGACTTTGTGGATATATGTCTAAAGTCTCCAACATCATACAGTAAGAGTCGGTAAGCATGAGCTCTTCTTTACCCTCCGTTTTCATTGTCCTTTTCAGAAGGTGAAGATGATGGACAGAGAAGCTCCACAGAACAAAGTGGGGAAGCCCAAGGAGAAGCCGCCAAATCTGAAAGCTAACACTCCATTCTGACCTTCACCGACACCTGACAGTGTGGCGAATCTCCTGACGTTGCTCGGATGTATTTGCTGCCATgggtggagaggaggggaagaaaatgGCTGTGCTGCATGGCAAGAAGCTGTTCGTTGCCATGTTAAAAGTGGGGGCCGGGCCTGTGTCTGCAGACAGCCTTTTCCCTACCTCTGTCATTAGCAATGGTTGAAATCACCTGGCCTGTGCTCGGATATCGTTTTTGTATGGGTCCTTTCACTTGACCATATAATGAAATGCTTGTAGAGAGTAGCACCGACCTCGCTGATGATTCCTGTAGCATCTGGCCCCTCGTGATGTCAGAGGATTTAATTGTGTCTAATTGAAAAGGGTTGGTTGAACCCCAGAGTTTAACTATCTCTGGCTGGAGTAGTCACCCAGTAAAAGAACCATCCAGAGAGCACTGTTAGCATTCTGTCCCTGTGTGTTAGTGCTGTGTTATTTACACTGTTTCGTATCGTACAGTAGACCTGCTCAGCACTGCCCTTTGATTGCGTGTGTGAAACAAAATGATATACATTACTGTGAATTTTTATACCACTCATTTTTTAAAGGGCTGCCTTTTTAATTTTCCATAGTGTTGTGGCGTGCACAGGGAAGAACATACTTTTGTAAAACACTACTTTCCTCTTGAGAACTGTGTGCTGACAATGAAGTCCACCAGATTCACCGAGAGCCCTTTGCTTTATTACACAGGCATTTGGAGATATCCATTAATGTGAATATTGCCTGAGTTCAGTCTTCTCGGTATCTGCACAGCCAAGAATTCTGTCTATCAATATTGACTTTATTTCTAAATAAGAAGTTATTTCAacgaattttaatttttaatactaagaatttttgaaaattgagaaagtggaaaaaagaaagccagataATTCTAATAACTGGAAATACTGTGCTCTGTGGATCAGTTTTGTCACACTGTTGTGTGCTATTGTTTAAATCTGGAGGATGGCTCATGAAGAAAGtactctcctccccaccctgtgGGTGACAGTCCAAAACATGAAGCCCTGTCTTGTGTTCTACCATGTCCTTTTTCAGCCCTTTCATATCCAGATGTTATTATGCACTTTTTAATGTTTGTAAACTTTTACTAATAATTAGTGTGACTTGCATTCTGATACAATAGTTATCACCTAACCACACTTTTACTGATGCTGTTGATGGCCTATGGTGTGTTTTGACATCGTGATTCTTGTATGGAAAATTTTTGTGGCCTGTGTAACCCTTCTGGTCAGTATTATGAAACCAACTGTCTGTGGTAATAAATAAGGATTCAGTAAGATGCCCAAGGTTCATGAATTGTGGGACAAATAACAGATGACAACAAAAGATCCCCGAAGTGTCCTGGAGGACATAGCTGCAGTTCCAGGGTAAGTAGAGAGCAATGTTTCAACATGCCGTCTGTGAGGCTGTCAGGAACTCGCCCTGTCTCTGTAGATGCTCACAAGGTGGAAGGTATGTCCGATCATGTCTTCCTTTACAGTGCATTTTTTACTGACTGGGAGGACATGAGTCTCATTTAGTCCCCAAATGGATGTTTTCCAGAAAAACAAGGAATGTTAAGTATGACTTTCTGGATATAGAACAACAAACAGATTAAGTATGAAGGCCTTGCTTTGATCCAACTCATTGGAGGCTAGTTAGGAGTGAAACAAATCTATCTATTGATAGACTCAAACATGTGAGCAGAAGCTTCTGGGCCAGGTTAGACAATCTTTGATAGTCTATTTAAAACATTCAACAGTTTTCAATGTCCTTGTTTAATTATCCTTATAGCCTCCTTGTGAATATGAAGTTCATTCTTAAAGTTGTGGAATTCCAAACTGATTTCACATGTGCTTTGTAAAGTTTAAAACCAGTGCTGAGTCTATGTGGAAGGTTTATATCCCTGTGTGATATACTATTACTAATGCATGTGGTGCCATGCTTGTCTTCAAATATATAAGTAGTGCTAAATGGAGAAGTCATATGgagcttttgattttgtttggccTCTTACTCTTTGTGTACTGTATTCAAACCCAGTGGTATTCTcaagctgtaaaggaaaaaaaaaaaatcaacattctcAGTCTCCCACATTGTATCAATTTTGTTTGGCAAAAGTGCATAGAATCTcctaattttcatttaatatctgTTATTTGCAAGTAAATAATAATGCATAGGGAATGAATCTGTAATGACAGACAGAAGAGGTGACAACCCAAACAAGTGCTTGTTAACCCCTCCAGCTGACTCACTTCAGAACCTTTCTTTCAGCTCTTCAAATGCACCATTTAGAGATcagcctttctctccttccacacatTGGGAAGTGAACATGAATAAGGACTGATTTTTGCAAGATTAGAAAGCTAATTTGAGCCCATGTTTCTCTATCAACAAAATTTTATTCCACATGTCATAAAATTAAAGCTAATTACACAGcatgtttctctgtatagaaAATGTTAGTGATGCATTCACTCAGCTTGTGTTTTACAAAGAAGGAACGTGAATTTCAAAAGGGACTTGCCTTTCTTGTGATTTGCAAATGAATCAATAACACATGTGGCTAAGcccacttttatttttgttttatgtttttctttttaaaatattcaattataGCTTATTTTGAGAGTTTACTTCTGGCATGTAAACTGAAAATTTACATAGGTTTATGTTATAAATGTGTATCAATATTctatgcttttttatttaattaccgAGAAACGCAAAGATTTCCGTTTTTGATACATTAATGATAAGTGAGAAGTTGTTGAATTTACCTTTTTTCAACCGAGAGCATTTTTATGTCAATGCATGTTAATCTCGAGTTCACAGAAATGCTCTCGACTCTGTTCAAGAAATCACAAAATTCATTTTTCAAGGAATCCTAACATAGCAGCCCACTGTTGATGCCCTACCACTGAATCTTCCTCAGACATGGCATCAAGGTAccattttagaaaatgaatggcatttctatttcttctcagagaaataataaaagaaaaaaaagatgtaactGTTGGGCAGTAGGCTTCTGAGTTAATCCTGCAGTAGTAAGGAGCAGATGTGTAGTcattaaatgaaaagaagaaaggatccATATTTGATGATGTCTTAGACGCCCTGCATTGTTCTTTGACTGAAGAATGGCAGCCTTGGAAGTCACTTGTGAGCTTCTATGACTTTTGTATTTAGCAATGTTGCATGCTCACACAATTGATATTAAAAGCAGCACTTGTTTTCTGAAATGCAGTCTATCAAGAGTATTTCTTTATTGTATACAAATACATGGTGCCAGAGAAAGGGCTgtaaaagagaaactcaaagcttgAGGCATCTTGTAGTGTATGTCCCCAAGTCTCCTGATGTCACATCCCTGTCCTTTACCCTAGGAAGTTCTGCTTCACTCTACTGTAGTAGCCCAGCACCCCAATTTTGTCTCTGCCATAGCTGTCCCTCTCAAATCTGAAATGCCATCACACTTACACTTCTTACTTGGTTATCTGAAAGAGAGATTTTAAACATGctgaaagtttttaaaacattctccagcacaccccaacacacacacacacacacacacacacacacacacacacacacacacacactcagagagagagagagagagagagagagagagagagagagagagagagagagagaatctattaCACTCCTTTTCCCTAAATTAACTTCTTACATGATTTTTGGTAACTTTCTTCCCTCCTACCCACATGTGAGAACTAGTGCAAGGCCTGAGGCCCCACATTGCCCCCTCTACTATAAGGAATTCAGATGAATCAGCAATGGCATACATTGTTAGAGACAGACCTCTTCACTGTGTTGAGGATGGCATTTGGTGTCAGGAGCTATTTGACTAGACCTTCCTTTATCTTTGTGGTATTCTCTTTTAGTTACAATACTTTTATCACATGCAGGTAGAAAAGACCAAGAAGAAAACCATGTAAGATTCAAGTGAAATTAGCCACTCACCAGGCAGGATCCAAAGTCTCCAGGCCAAATGGGCCTTGTAATCAAATCTGTCTTACTCAAGCTACTGAAACAAAACACACCTGGGAAACACTTCCTCTGTGTAATTCTCATGTCTGTCTAATTTAGGATGTTAGGAGTGGGGATCCTGGCTCTTGCCAGGTATAAAATCACATCAACACAATGATCTCAGTGTGACTCACTATCTGTTTGCATCGTGTCTGGTCTCCTTCCACAAGAAGATGAACATTTCCTCAGCATCTTCCTTCTGGGCAGGACTGCGTTGTCGCTTTTTCTCTTCGGTGCCTGCAAGTTCTATATTGTCTTTCTTGCACGCCTGCTCAATTTCAGATCAGCCAAATGTCTTTATTCACCTTTTAGATTGTGCTAAAATATGTCTAGCAATGTTTACTCATTGTTTGCAGTGGTCGCCTTGGCACAGGTACTTTGTAGGTCTCTGATTCCTGAAGGAACGGGGAAGCTTCCTGCTTCCTAAGATTTATTCCTTCATCAGAGACCATTAATTTTCTCACAACCTTTATAGAAGGCAAGTTAATTGTCTTTTTTGTGCTAATTTTGCCTTTCCATAAAGGTGCTCAAGTTTTCATGTCACCCCCTTTAGATTCACTCCTTATATTTCTCAAAACTATgatctctgtttcctgttttcttgCATTTCCTCCTCATCTATCTTTCTGCCTTATGACTTACAGCATCTCTCACCATTAATAGCTCCTAGATACATAGTTGTCACTGATGTCTGAAATTTCTGAAATATagacattaaagaagaaatattgaATCAGGGGACTAATGTCAAaatgtgtatataatttttaattgatcTCTACATGACAGAATATAGCAGAACTAGCAGAACATTGTGTCTTCTCCAAGGTAGAATCTACATATTCCACAAAACGCGTTCCCTCCGCAGAACACATTCTGAGATGTACACATGTCGCTACTCCATGACCATGGTCTCCCCATTATGATTGTTGGCTACATCCTCAGACCCCACAGCACCATTTCTTCATATGGGGTGTTTTCCACATATAGGGAACATCAACCTCAAACTTAGCCATCTAGAGATGGCCCAAGTCATCCTGTAAGTGCTGCTGGCAGTTTTACTCTGGGATGAGTGATAATGGTACCATCAGCTCTTTGCAAGAGCACTCATGCTTTGGTAAAATGGAGCCTCCTTGTACTTGGAGTTAGGCCTAACAACAGGCTTCATTTGCATTCataggtttgttttggttttttgtttgtttgtttgttttttgaaagtgtGCTTACTTATTGAGTGTTGTTTTCTAATTACTCATTCTTTCTGATCACTTCTTCATTCTCTACTTCCCTACTAAATATTGTTCTTCCATAGTAGTCAATCtattccaagtgtgtgtgtgtgtgtgtgtgtgtgtgtgtgtgtgtgtgtgtgtgtacacgacaGGGGGAGTTAGCAGCTAAAATGAACCCGTGGGATTGAAATCAGGCCACTAGAGTTCTACCAGCTCCTGCCTGTTCTGTGCTAATTTCCTCCATCAGCATCACATTCACCATAGTAGGTCTCATATTCTCTTCTCTGGTGTGCAAGTTACTCCCATTCATCTGACCTATTGGACAGTTGGACATAGGCTTTCCAAAATATGCAAGTCAAgaaaaaccatttattttttaaatatcacatTCTATATGCCACCTTGATCAGGGAAAGCATTTTCctgttcttaaaattgttttcttgctTATTGACTCATTCTCATTAACTTTTTCAGATGATGCATCCttaaatcttttctcaaaaacttTAAAGTTTACAATCTTCTTGACTTGTTTCCCCTTTTCAATATCCCACTTGTAAGGAATTAGATATCCCCTGTTCCTTATTCTCTAACATTTCGCCTTCTAATAGATCTTTTCTTTGGATAAAGTATGAATAAAAGATGGTAGCAactgtattttctctttatttctttttgtatcaTCATTATCTGTTAGACACTTAGTATTTGTAAATAAAGTCTGAGCTCACAAGTATCACTAAGAGACAAATGTTATTTACAGATCAATTAGGAACAAATACAATTCAGGCATAAAATTGAGAGTTGAAACTGCTGACATCTGTAGCATATCTCACTGCAGAAAATtcaaaccttttttattttacagtaaagtaaatacttttaaatgtcaTCTCGAAGTCTATGTTGCATGTATATCTACATATTTGATACCCTTTGCAGAGATGAGATATCAAAGACCAGTATGAAACAAATGAAGTTAGAATAAAGGcacctttatatatataatgaccCTATTAAAGCTCCTCATGGGAGTCCTATAGCCTATACTCTCCCAAGTTTGCTGAATTAAATCTAGCCAAAGACAGATGTAGCTTACTTCCCTGGCCCAAACACACTTCAatcagagagagctccaggaaggATATTGAAAACCTTAAACAAAGATATCCTGGACTTTCTAAGGACATGATTTACTGAGAAGTTTCCTGATAGGCTAAAGAAATAGTATTTCTGATGAGAATAAATTTCAacggtaagaaaaagaaaagaaaagaattaaaatgactAAGGTGCATATGTTTATGTGCTCAAGAAACAAAATATGATGTATactaaaatacatattatataactttgaagtctattttcttaAAGATTGGATCTCTTATACAATACTGACATTGAATTATCACTTGAATTCTAATAGAACAAAAGAAGTATCTTGTATGTAAGGATTCTTACATGTTTGATGGTGGCTTTAGCTACATTATACTGACTgttaggccagccagagctattacatgTAACAAgacaacttagaaaaaaaaaaagcagcaaacaGAAGGaggcaagagggagggagggagagagagagggagggagggagggagggagggagggaggaaggaaggaaggaaggataaaaggaagagagaaaaaaagtatcTTGTTCTATTTTGCTCAAAAGAGGGATGAGAATAAGGCTTGCAGTGAAGAGAGAAGTTCCTAATGAACACGTGTGTGCACTTTGGCTGCTTTAGTAGTACCAGAGGCAGGTAATGTGACTACTATGACTGTCTTCCTGTATTTAATTTCCTCCTATCCCACTCTACAGAGATCTAAAGGCAAAAAGCAATGTAGAAATAACTATAGTTAGGAGCTGA
Coding sequences within:
- the Pkia gene encoding cAMP-dependent protein kinase inhibitor alpha isoform X1, which codes for MRPAWSSQRRLQLQVGRGPREPIDPCTRGQTAGLQPGAARTRLSILKSLLCGYLLAMTDVETTYADFIASGRTGRRNAIHDILVSSASGNSNELALKLAGLDINKTEGEDDGQRSSTEQSGEAQGEAAKSES
- the Pkia gene encoding cAMP-dependent protein kinase inhibitor alpha isoform X3 codes for the protein MTDVETTYADFIASGRTGRRNAIHDILVSSASGNSNELALKLAGLDINKTEGEDDGQRSSTEQSGEAQGEAAKSES